The genome window GAGCGCCACCGTGAGCCACGCGCCGAACGCGCGCTCCAGGCTCGGCCTGAGCCCGAGCGCGATCCCGACCCCCACCCCGAGAAGCATGGCGAGCGCGAAACCGAGCGCCACTCGGGACAGCGTGATGCCGACATGCGGCCAGAACGCCGGGTCGCGAAGGTCTGACCACAGCGTGACGGCGGTGGCGCCGGGAGAGGCGACCACGCCTTGCGGGACGAGCCGCGCCAGCGCCGCCCAGACGGCGACGAGCAGCGCGAACGACAGGGCGGGCAGCGCGTGGCGCGTCATCGCGCGTAATCCGTCGCGATGGAGTCCTCCGGGAACTGTTCCGGCACCAGGCCGGGGCCGAACGTCGCGACGACTTCCTTCTCGTACGCCTTCTGCTGCTCGATCAGCTGCGGCGTCCAGTCGGTGAGGAAGGCGCCCTCCAACCGCTGGCGCAGCGTCTGCACGGCCTTGGGGTCCTCGACCTTGACCGTCGCCGCCACGGACGTCCAGCTGTCCGGGTGCGCCCGCAGGTAGTCAATGCTGTCACGGTACGCGGCGATGAACGCCCGGGCCGCGTCCGGGTGCTCCTTCAGGAACGGGTCCGTGGCGACCAACGCGAGGAGCAGCGCCTTCTCCCCCGTGCGCTCCTGCCACAGCTCGCCGATGTTGCCCAGGGAACGATACTTGCCCGTCGCCAGCAGGCTGGAGACGAACGGGTCGACGAGCAGCGCGGCGTCGACCTGGCCCTGCTGCAGCATGGCCGTCAGAAGCGGGGCTGCGACCGGCTGCAGGTTGCCGTCGGCCACCGGGTCGAAGCCGTAGAAGCGCTTCAGCTCCATGCGCAAAAGCGTCGTGACGCCGGACTGGGGGCCACCGAAGGACCCGATCTTCCGGCCCTTGAGATCCGCCCACGAGCGGATGGGCGAGTCGGCCGGCACGATGACGTCGTCGGAGTCGAAGCCGGAAATCGGCAGGATCGCGCGCCAATCCTTCCCCGCCGCGCGCGCGTTGACGGTTTCGTCAAAACTGTGGAACGCCAGGTCGACGGCGTGCGTGTCCAACGCCGTCGTGATCGCCGCGGGGTTGGCCACCGGCTTGACCTCCAGGCGGAGGCCGTGCTTTTCGGCGAACCCCTGATCCAGCATGACCTTCATCGGAAAATACTGTGAGCCCGTCAGCACCGCGACGCGGACCTCGGTCAGGGGTTTCTCTTCCGATGGCGCGCCCGTCTGGCCTGTGGCGGCCGGAGCCGCGCCGCACCCCGTGAGCACCGCGCCGAGGAGCAGAAGACTGACGGCGGCGAGACGACCCCGCCGGACTGGAATGCGCATGAAACCGTCCCCCCAAGATCAGCGGCTGGGTCGCCGCCCGCTGGCCTGCCGATCACGAGACGACCGACCGGTCAGTCATCTCCCACAAGAATATACCGGAGGGGACGCCCATTGGGAATGAGGGCCGGACACTCAGGTCGATGAGGTCGCGTTCCCCTTGGCATCGACGAGATTGCTGTCGTCGTCGCCGTACGCGAACTCTTCGCCGTAGTCATGGATCAGGTGGCCGCAGTTCGGGCAGATGAGCTCGATGTGCTCGTCGTCGTCGAACGCGTCGTCGCTGACCTGGATCACGGTACCGCACTCCGGACACTTGAATGACCACCACGCCACCGTCCTCGCGACCGCAGGGACGGAAGGGCCGCTCGAATCCAGCGGGACGACGCCGAGTCCTTCTTCCAGGTCGGAGAGATTTTCGTCCAGGTCGACGAGATAGTCCTCAAGGTCCTCCTGATGCGCTTCCACCGCGGCCAGGGTGTGCGCGATGTCGTCGAGCACGTCAAGAATGCCGGTCAGCACCTGTCCGTGGGCTCCCAGCGAATCGACGTCCAGCGTGCTGGCCAGCCCCTGCAGGAACGCCACGCGCTGTTTGATGTCGTCCATGGTCAACGCCTCCGCGGGCTAGTATGGCCGCGCGGCGGCCCTGGAAAACGAACGGCCGCCAGTGGCGGCCGTTGACGCGACCGGCGCCGGTGGCCGTTCAGGCCCGGCTGATGTACGCGCGCGTACGCGTGTCGACCTTGATGCGATCGCCGACCTCGATGAACAGCGGTACCTGGATGACCGCGCCGCCCTCCAGCTTGGCCGGCTTGCTGCCGCCGCTGGCCGTGTCGCCGCGCAGGCCAGGATCGGTCTCCACGACCTCCAGCTCGACGGTGGTGGGCAGCTCGACGTCGATCACGCGGCCCTGGTACGTGATCACCTTGACTTCCATGTTTTCCTTGAGGAACTGGATCTTGTCGCCGAGCTCGTCCACGCGGATCGGCAGTTGCTCGAACGTCTCGTTGTCCATGAACACGTATTCGTCGCCCGAGCTGTAGAGGTACTGCATGTCCCGCCGCTCGACCCTGGCGGGCGGCACCTTCTCGCCGGCATTGAACGTCTTGTCGATGATGACGCCGGTGGCCAGGTTCCGCAGTTTCGTGCGGACGAAGGCCTGGCCCTTGCCGGGCTTGACGTGCTGCGACTCCAGGATCAGGTACGCGTCCCCGTCGAGCTCGATCGTCATGCCCGACTTGAAATCGTTGGTGGAAATCACGAAACTCACCCCGTATTGCAGCGGATCGCACGGCTCTCCGGGGACATCCACGGCGGCCCGCCCGGCCGCCCGGTGCCACCCGCGAAGGCCAACCTATAGGATCATGAGATCTTTCCGGGTGAACGTCAACAATTCGTAGCCGGACGCCGTCACGACGACGCTGTCCTCGATGCGCACGCCTCCCCAGCCCTCAAGGTAGACGCCGGGCTCGATGGTGACGACCATGCCTTCCACGAGCACGTCGTCGGAACGCGGGTTGAGCGCGGGAGCCTCGTGAATGTCCAGGCCGACGCCGTGGCCGAGTCCGTGGCCGAACGCGTCGCCGTAGCCCGCGTCCGCGATGACGCTGCGCGCGGCGGCGTCCACGTCCGCGGCGCGCGCGCCGGCACGGACCGCCGCGAGGGCCGCCTCCTGCGCGCGCAGCACGAGGTCGTAGATCGCCCGCTGGCGCTCGTCGGCCTCGCCGACGACGACCGTCCGCGTCATGTCCGCGCAGTACCCCTGGTACCGCGCGCCGATGTCGAACGTGACGAAATCCCCGCGCTCGATGACCCGGTCGCTGGCCACGCCGTGCGGCATCGCGCTGCGCGGGCCGGACGCGACGATGAAGTCGAAGGCCGTGCCCTCGGCGCCGAGCCGCCTCATCTCGAACTCGAGCTGCACCGCCACCTCGCGCTCCTGGACGCCCGGGCGCACCTGCGGCAGCACGGCCTGCAACGCCTGGTCGGTGATCGCCATGGCGCGCCGGATGATCGCGAGCTCGCCCTCGTCCTTGACGAGCCGCGCGCGTTCCACCGCGCCCGTGACCGGAACGACCTCCACGCCCTCGGGCACACTTTCGGCGAGCTTCCGCCAGCGCGAGTACGTCACGTGCTCGGCCTCGAACCCCAGCTTGCGTGCGCCGGCCGCCTGGAGGACGTCCGCCACGCGCGACCACAGCTCGTCGCGCCTGTACATCTGGATCCGGGCGTCCGGCGACTGCTGGCGCGCCTGCTCCACGTAGCGGAAGTCGACGAGCAGGTGAAGGGTGTCCCCCGCGATGACCACGGTGCCTTCCGATCCGGTGAAGCCTGTCAAGTAGCGCCGGTTGGCGGCGCT of Clostridia bacterium contains these proteins:
- a CDS encoding ABC transporter permease → MTRHALPALSFALLVAVWAALARLVPQGVVASPGATAVTLWSDLRDPAFWPHVGITLSRVALGFALAMLLGVGVGIALGLRPSLERAFGAWLTVAL
- a CDS encoding ABC transporter substrate-binding protein — protein: MRIPVRRGRLAAVSLLLLGAVLTGCGAAPAATGQTGAPSEEKPLTEVRVAVLTGSQYFPMKVMLDQGFAEKHGLRLEVKPVANPAAITTALDTHAVDLAFHSFDETVNARAAGKDWRAILPISGFDSDDVIVPADSPIRSWADLKGRKIGSFGGPQSGVTTLLRMELKRFYGFDPVADGNLQPVAAPLLTAMLQQGQVDAALLVDPFVSSLLATGKYRSLGNIGELWQERTGEKALLLALVATDPFLKEHPDAARAFIAAYRDSIDYLRAHPDSWTSVAATVKVEDPKAVQTLRQRLEGAFLTDWTPQLIEQQKAYEKEVVATFGPGLVPEQFPEDSIATDYAR
- a CDS encoding TFIIB-type zinc ribbon-containing protein, which translates into the protein MDDIKQRVAFLQGLASTLDVDSLGAHGQVLTGILDVLDDIAHTLAAVEAHQEDLEDYLVDLDENLSDLEEGLGVVPLDSSGPSVPAVARTVAWWSFKCPECGTVIQVSDDAFDDDEHIELICPNCGHLIHDYGEEFAYGDDDSNLVDAKGNATSST
- the efp gene encoding elongation factor P, encoding MISTNDFKSGMTIELDGDAYLILESQHVKPGKGQAFVRTKLRNLATGVIIDKTFNAGEKVPPARVERRDMQYLYSSGDEYVFMDNETFEQLPIRVDELGDKIQFLKENMEVKVITYQGRVIDVELPTTVELEVVETDPGLRGDTASGGSKPAKLEGGAVIQVPLFIEVGDRIKVDTRTRAYISRA
- a CDS encoding aminopeptidase P family protein; amino-acid sequence: MNERARRALEHARQQGADALVVQSAANRRYLTGFTGSEGTVVIAGDTLHLLVDFRYVEQARQQSPDARIQMYRRDELWSRVADVLQAAGARKLGFEAEHVTYSRWRKLAESVPEGVEVVPVTGAVERARLVKDEGELAIIRRAMAITDQALQAVLPQVRPGVQEREVAVQLEFEMRRLGAEGTAFDFIVASGPRSAMPHGVASDRVIERGDFVTFDIGARYQGYCADMTRTVVVGEADERQRAIYDLVLRAQEAALAAVRAGARAADVDAAARSVIADAGYGDAFGHGLGHGVGLDIHEAPALNPRSDDVLVEGMVVTIEPGVYLEGWGGVRIEDSVVVTASGYELLTFTRKDLMIL